One segment of Drosophila mauritiana strain mau12 chromosome 3R, ASM438214v1, whole genome shotgun sequence DNA contains the following:
- the LOC117143683 gene encoding hamartin, producing the protein MVIEKIIGDLESNMTLENEEAKRKLVELLSQNKEQWVVKFMLDYFFTTGSQRILEVLVKAQAPHDGYIFDKLDDCLKQSQHRVQSLQVFCFIVRHHPTWLYKIEKHRLIKSVFKLMTHEKEIVPLMSALLCIITLLPIIPNSVPNFLNDLFEVFGHLASWKLQNSNKLPDEKLVHLQLGLQMLFHRLYGMYPCSFIAYLVEFIKRGNGGGIFQHTIKPLLNTVRVHPMLVTATPETEVNNTRWKEMEPHDVVMECANLSLPVLLPETSNEDGSYAYPMTPGYSRMTSNTSNTDYSYQLREFQQSRNVYNRFDSFASGGDVGPIWSPHNEIATTSSGIPLTPTTSFILPLQPAMNSQLMVGMTGSSPPEAAVEATPETTPLKDMRDIKQPGRAVNSHAVRAIFAVSQPSSPMRKDQQSQFSFPDVSREAEESSHSYLEVNRGTAYDRRLSQVIQDRHNVERSVNAPCPSSLPEINSDLSLVGGSVYPSVSQEVAAVCGECNETDRNLCSVGGLHMPTSRSMHQLAKKRRNRMASYSGNGSCADSRSSAAKKASWSTEAENPMRRTKSCSALSGMRQQHLEENDDEADCSSQRQRGENGNTQKTGSRLQRSGRNLAISAPKDPARSCTHASTQTVEGLDSAPAQYENWLIELLLECKEQRIDYERNLLYPQDILDEYIKHAIKANETFDAEQGQLMCLQLEYESYRRSIHAERNRRLMGRSRDKRSLEMERDRLREQLKNFDAKNKDLANKMDQAIRLANERQNIHQEELGEMRAKYQHELEEKKCLRQANDDLQTRLTSELARHKEMNYELESLRGQVFSLGTELQHTQQQADIGLQCKQELARLEAEFIIMGEVQVRCRDRLAEIDNFRARDEELQMLQESSNLELKDLRHSLDEKTSQLESMKHKISDLQAQLANSEKAMTEQKRLLSTVKDEYEEKFKSVNKKYDVQKKIIMQMEEKLMMMMQQPQGTTGHNTCSPDTDRTDIASSIERNSPLSTSLASSESLSASLRSTELKNLHQLVDTPSIPDVLNSLAGGAQFEDGVRLPAVDLASSASTASAINIVPHALDLPSTSGGIGHTLTHPHPHPHLHLQQQQQDQLQ; encoded by the exons ATGGTGATTGAGAAGATCATTGGTGACCTGGAGTCCAACATGACGCTGGAGAACGAGGAGGCCAAGCGCAAGCTTGTGGAGTTGCTATCCCAGA ACAAGGAGCAGTGGGTGGTGAAATTCATGCTAGACTACTTCTTTACAACCGGATCTCAGCGCATTTTGGAGGTACTGGTCAAAGCCCAGGCACCACACGATGGTTACATCTTTGACAAGCTGGACGATTGCCTAAAGCAGTCCCAACACCGAGTGCAGAGCCTCCAGGTGTTCTGCTTCATTGTTCGCCATCACCCTACTTGGCTGTACAAGATTGAGAAACATCGGCTGATCAAAAGTGTTTTCAAGCTGATGACG CACGAGAAGGAGATAGTTCCGCTGATGAGCGCCCTGTTGTGCATAATTACTCTGCTGCCGATCATACCGAATTCTGTGCCCAACTTTCTCAACGATCTGTTTGAGGTGTTCGGGCATTTGGCCTCGTGGAAGCTGCAGAATAGCAATAAACTGCCGGACGAGAAGCTCGTCCACCTGCAGTTGGGTCTACAGATGCTGTTTCACCGCCTGTACGGCATGTATCCGTGCAGCTTTATTGCCTATTTAGTGGAGTTCATCAAGCGAGGCAACGGCGGGGGCATCTTCCAGCATACAATCAAGCCGCTGTTGAACACTGTGCGAGTGCATCCCATGCTGGTGACGGCCACGCCAGAGACTGAGGTAAACAATACGCGATGGAAGGAGATGGAGCCGCATGATGTGGTTATGGAGTGCGCCAACCTATCGCTGCCCGTCCTCTTGCCCGAGACGAGCAACGAAGACGGCAGCTATGCGTATCCAATGACGCCTGGATACAGTCGCATGACTTCAAACACCTCGAATACGGACTACAGCTATCAGCTGAGGGAGTTTCAGCAATCGAGAAATGTCTACAACCGCTTCGATTCGTTTGCCTCGGGTGGTGATGTGGGTCCCATTTGGAGTCCGCATAACGAGATTGCCACGACCAGTAGCGGCATACCGCTTACACCCACCACGTCGTTTATTTTGCCACTTCAACCGGCTATGAACTCGCAGCTTATGGTTGGCATGACTGGCTCCTCGCCGCCCGAAGCAGCTGTGGAGGCCACACCGGAGACCACCCCCCTAAAGGATATGCGGGATATCAAGCAGCCGGGACGTGCGGTCAATTCTCATGCTGTGAGAGCAATCTTCGCCGTAAGCCAGCCTTCTTCACCCATGCGCAAGGACCAGCAGAGTCAGTTCAGTTTCCCGGATGTCTCTCGCGAGGCGGAGGAGAGCAGCCACTCATATCTGGAGGTCAACAGAGGAACTGCCTATGACCGTCGCCTGTCGCAGGTCATCCAGGACAGGCATAACGTCGAGCGATCTGTAAACGCACCTTGTCCAAGCAGCCTGCCGGAAATTAACTCCGATTTATCCCTTGTTGGCGGTTCCGTCTATCCATCTGTCAGCCAGGAGGTCGCTGCAGTTTGTGGCGAGTGCAACGAGACGGACCGGAACCTCTGCAGTGTGGGAGGACTTCATATGCCCACCAGCCGATCCATGCACCAGCTGGCAAAGAAGCGCCGCAATCGCATGGCAAGCTACAGTGGAAATGGTTCCTGTGCGGACAGCAGAAGTTCAGCGGCAAAGAAGGCAAGTTGGAGTACTGAGGCAGAGAACCCAATGCGACGAACCAAATCCTGCTCGGCCCTTTCCGGAATGCGGCAGCAGCATCTGGAGGAGAATGATGACGAGGCCGATTGTTCGAGCCAAAGACAGAGAGGGGAGAATGGAAATACGCAAAAGACTGGCAGCCGCTTGCAGAGGAGCGGCCGGAACCTGGCCATTTCGGCGCCCAAGGACCCGGCTAGAAGCTGCACCCATGCCTCCACCCAGACGGTGGAAGGACTGGACAGCGCTCCAGCGCAGTACGAGAATTGGCTTATTGAACTTCTGCTGGAGTGCAAGGAGCAAAGAATCGACTATGAAAGGAACCTTCTGTACCCGCAAGATATTCTGGACGAATACATTAAGCATGCGATCAAGGCCAATGAGACCTTTGACGCCGAGCAAGGTCAACTGATGTGCCTACAGCTGGAATACGAAAGCTACCGTCGATCCATTCACGCAGAGCGCAATCGACGACTCATGGGACGAAGCAGGGACAAGCGCAGCCTGGAAATGGAGCGGGATCGGTTAAGGGAGCAGCTTAAGAACTTCGATGCGAAGAACAAGGATCTGGCAAACAAAATGGATCAGGCCATTCGGTTGGCCAACGAGCGCCAGAACATCCACCAGGAGGAGCTGGGCGAGATGAGGGCTAAGTACCAGCACGAACTGGAGGAAAAGAAGTGCCTGCGGCAGGCTAATGATGACCTGCAGACGCGACTCACCAGCGAATTGGCGCGCCACAAGGAGATGAACTATGAACTGGAGTCTCTGCGCGGTCAGGTCTTCAGTCTGGGAACCGAGCTTCAGCACACCCAGCAGCAGGCGGACATTGGGCTGCAGTGCAAACAGGAGCTGGCACGACTGGAGGCCGAGTTCATTATCATGGGTGAGGTGCAAGTGCGTTGCCGCGACCGTCTGGCTGAGATCGATAACTTCAGGGCCCGCGACGAGGAACTGCAGATGCTACAAGAGAGCAGCAACCTGGAACTGAAGG atcTGAGGCATAGTCTGGACGAGAAGACATCACAGCTGGAAAGCATGAAGCACAAGATCAGCGACCTGCAGGCCCAGCTGGCCAACAGCGAGAAGGCCATGACGGAGCAAAAGCGACTTCTAAGCACCGTCAAGGATGAGTACGAAGAAAAGTTTAAG TCCGTGAACAAGAAGTATGACGTGCAGAAGAAGATTATTATGCAGATGGAGGAGaagctgatgatgatgatgcagcAGCCGCAAGGAACAACAGGTCACAACACCTGTTCCCCGGACACGGACAGAACTG ACATAGCATCATCCATTGAACGCAACTCACCGCTATCCACGTCGCTGGCCTCGAGCGAGAGCTTATCCGCCAGCCTGCGCTCCACGGAGCTGAAGAACCTGCACCAGCTAGTGGACACGCCCTCTATTCCGGATGTGCTGAACAGCCTGGCCGGCGGCGCTCAGTTCGAGGACGGAGTGCGTCTGCCGGCCGTGGATTTGGCCTCCTCGGCCAGCACCGCCAGTGCCATCAACATCGTGCCGCACGCCTTGGACTTGCCGTCGACCTCCGGCGGCATCGGTCACACGCTCACCCAcccacatccgcatccgcacctgcacctgcagcagcagcaacaggatcaactgcagtag
- the LOC117143993 gene encoding exocyst complex component 5: protein MLSQYMEEFEQEPFEVGEFIERLTWRTNNELQNSEEFHPVALHDTFIQTIKDLKILQEKQQSKCERLEESLRQEKESHAKKIAKLQERHQTAIDVFGQLDEKINSVAGKIMHLGEQLENVNTPRSRSVEAQKLLNFMSEFLAAGPVIVNDIFADATRLSEAADVIQKLYAISQDLPPGNFAESKRKIEKKYDEVERRLIEEFATAQKSEDIERMKTLAQILSQFKGYAQCVDAYIEQSQMQPYSGKDIFIGIVPLCKHHYEIIQKVFANPQQVMSKFILNIYQLKLHQYAMTKLEDKKDEEKYLRTLYELYSRTLKLSTDLQIYMSTIDDDLLQKLTQQIFMKHLAGYAEMETKCLTAKCSTELEKFYASKKHQKTATTKGFRRNMEVLIATRANINIAAIEDYGGETFLSEELAINMLQEAKASLKRCRLLSNETELPGNAIKLNDILLRFLMHEHVDYALELGLQAVPLAEGRVFPQLYFFDVVQKTNIIVHLLDKLCHTSVIPCVSNTPKYSDYVFKKRILMEQIETKLDQGLDRSISAVIGWVKVYLQYEQKKTDYKPETDVDTISSAACLQVVQSLQPVIVQIKKCVDGENLQNVLTEFGTRLHRVIYDHLQTMQFNTAGAMCAICDVNEYRKCIRELDSPLVTQLFDILHALCNLLLVKPQNLQEVCTGDTLNYLDKSVVRQFIQLRTDFRIIKNTNYLKGIIE, encoded by the exons ATGCTATCCCAATACATGGAGGAGTTTGAACAG GAACCCTTTGAGGTGGGCGAGTTCATAGAACGCCTTACTTGGCGCACCAACAATGAACTCCAGAATAGCGAGGAATTTCATCCTGTGGCCCTGCACGATACCTTCATCCAAACCATTAAGGACCTGAAGATCCTGCAGGAGAAGCAACAGAGCAAGTGCGAACGGCTAGAGGAGTCGCTGCGCCAGGAGAAGGAGTCGCACGCCAAAAAGATTGCCAAGCTCCAAGAACGCCACCAAACCGCCATTGATGTGTTCGGCCAGCTGGACGAAAAAATCAATTCGGTGGCCGGCAAGATCATGCACCTGGGCGAGCAGTTGGAGAATGTGAACACTCCACGCAGTCGTTCAGTGGAGGCCCAGAAGTTACTTAATTTTATGTCCGAGTTTTTGGCCGCTGGCCCTGTAATTGTCAACGATATTTTTGCGGATGCCACAAGATTAAGTGAGGCCGCAGATGTGATACAAAAGCTCTACGCTATCTCGCAGGATCTGCCGCCCGGAAACTTTGCGGAATCCAAAagaaaaatagaaaagaaaTACGATGAAGTCGAGCGGCGGTTGATCGAAGAGTTTGCCACCGCCCAGAAGAGCGAGGACATCGAGCGCATGAAGACACTGGCCCAGATCCTGTCCCAGTTCAAGGGTTACGCCCAGTGTGTAGACGCATACATCGAGCAGAGCCAAATGCAACCGTACAGCGGCAAAGACATCTTTATAGGCATTGTACCGCTGTGCAAGCATCACTACGAGATTATCCAGAAGGTGTTTGCCAATCCGCAGCAGGTTATGTCCAAGTTCATACTTAACATCTATCAACTGAAGCTACACCAGTACGCCATGACTAAGTTGGAGGACAAAAAAGACGAGGAGAAATATCTTCGCACCCTTTATGAGTTATACTCGCG CACACTAAAATTGTCAACAGATCTTCAAATCTACATGTCCACGATCGACGACGACTTGTTACAGAAGCTAACACAGCAGATTTTTATGAAGCATTTGGCCGGCTACGCCGAAATGGAGACCAAATGCCTCACAGCCAAATGTTCTACAGAGCTGGAAAAGTTCTATGCCAGCAAGAAACACCAGAAGACTGCAACCACTAAGGGTTTTCGGCGAAACATGGAGGTGCTGATAGCCACGCGGGCTAACATAAATATTGCTGCCATCGAGGACTACGGCGGGGAGACGTTCCTGTCTGAGGAGCTGGCCATCAACATGCTGCAGGAGGCCAAGGCGTCGCTTAAGCGCTGTCGTCTGCTGTCCAACGAGACCGAGCTACCAGGCAATGCTATAAAGCTGAACGATATCCTTCTCCGTTTCTTGATGCACGAGCACGTAGATTACGCACTGGAGTTGGGTCTGCAGGCAGTGCCACTGGCCGAGGGCAGGGTCTTTCCCCAGCTCTACTTCTTTGATGTGGTGCAAAAGACGAACATCATAGTCCATCTACTGGACAAGCTGTGCCACACATCTGTCATACCCTGTGTGAG TAATACGCCCAAATACTCGGACTATGTGTTCAAAAAGCGTATTCTGATGGAGCAAATCGAGACCAAGCTGGACCAGGGTCTGGATCGCTCCATTAGCGCTGTTATTGGCTGGGTCAAGGTATATTTGCAATATGAACAAAAGAAAACGGACTACAAGCCGGAAACCGATGTGGATACAATATCTTCAGCG gCGTGCTTGCAAGTCGTTCAGAGTCTGCAGCCAGTGATTGTGCAGattaaaaaatgtgttgatggAGAGAATTTGCAGAATGTTCTCACAGAATTTGGAACTCGGCTGCACCGAGTGATCTACGATCACCTGCAGACCATGCAGTTCAACACGGCTGGCGCCATGTGTGCCATCTGCGACGTAAACGAGTATCGCAAGTGCATCCGCGAGCTGGATAGTCCGCTGGTTACGCAGCTGTTTGACATACTGCATGCATTGTGCAATTTACTACTTGTTAAGCCCCAAAACCTTCAAGAAGTTTGCACGGGCGACACTCTG AATTATCTGGACAAGTCGGTGGTGCGGCAATTCATTCAGCTGCGCACTGATTTCAGGATCATCAAGAACACCAACTATCTGAAGGGTATTATTGAGTGA